The window aTACCTGTGTTTCTAAACATTGTACATctgaatattaagtaaacaaaaaaatctatttcttaGCATTATTTGGTTAATCTATGAAGCATTAACATTTTCTAATGTAAAACAGATATAAAACAGTGCTACTTCTACTTGTTCCAACCTGgataaaatgacttaaatgtaGTCTGTTACATTCAGTCATATTAAATAAGATTTCTACAAACAAAACCAGTTAAGTTAGACCGCATATAGCACCATGTGGCACAAAAACGTTCACAATCTATATTTACTACCAAGTTCCTGTTTAAATTTGTGTTGTTGCCTTCATTGTAGCTGTACGATTTGATGACTATGGCCTTTAAGTATCAGATCGCTCTGTGTCCACGTCCACAAGATTTACTGCTCATCACCTTCAACCACATGGACACCATCAAGGAACTGGTTAAGGATAATCCCAGCCTCGTTAACCAGATCAACGAAGCTCAGAGGCAGCTTATTGAGGTAAAAGCCCACTGTCGCCCACCAAGAACTAGTTTGCTTTTAGTTTCTAAAGGTGGTGTAAACATCTTGTTTCATcatgtgtaaaaatatataaatagaccTTCTTAAGAACtgttttaaagattaattttcTTGTTGCTGTGGAGTcattaaatctaaaatgtatCAAGTTGTTTTTCTGTGCCAATGTTATTACTATTTCTTTTGCACACTTGCCAAATTGAAAAAGCACCTCTTTCTAAGGTATACACACCCATATCTGATGGTGAGTTTCAACTGATCCGACATACTCTGCTGGTTCTCTTTCAAGATATGCAAATCAGGGTAAGCGGTTTGTTTATACAAGCTTATAGTCATTACTGTTTGAAATGGATCGCAGCCAGATCATAAGCTTGTATGCAAATCATTACAAAGACATGACGtcttttgtaaaaacatttaagccTAGTCATCCTGATGCAGTCGTAGTGACACttactgatttaatttctgTCATCTGTTCTTTAATAAGGTCTCGATTTTCTTGAAAGAAAATATCCAGAACCCAAATGGCCATTTTGTGCTGCAGACCTCAGGGCCAGTGCCTTACGGATTTGAGGTTCCTGGTTTAATCAGGTAAAGCAGAtgaaggtcagaggtcacaggCAGCATccttatatttttatagtgaGTTCTTCATCAGTTTTTCACTGGAAAAGAGGCTTTATGGAAATAAGATCACCTTTTGTTCAGTCATACACACCCATACGCAAACAGTCGCTTTGTTCCTTCAGAATTCCATTAAACGTTCTCGTCTCACAGGTGGTTTAATGCTAAAGGCAGAGAGGTGAGGAGGACAAGGTTTCCTAGTGGGGGAAGCTACGTAAGTGCTGTACGCCAGGGTTCATTTGACCTCTCTGGAGACAGGGTCACACTTTTGGGCACTAACATGTAAATATCAAAATTTATATTTAggaattttaaatgcatttttaaattccGATATTGTACAAATGTAAATAGAATGTAGTATTATGTAGCATATGTGAAGCTCTGTTGACCTCTGTACAGGTACAGCACACCCTCACCTGAAGAAATGGATCCATCAACCACCTCTAAAAGCCAAAGGAAAGCAAAGCAGGTACACCCTCACTGCAGGCATCATGCAAGATTCCAAGGGTACAGCTCATGTTGatgaaaaaaactgaacaaCAACACTAACAAAACTAACTAGGCTTAAATTTAATACTGATATAATATTACATCATgtaatactaatattatattGATAACATTTAGATTTATTGGCATTTTATCTTTGCAACTCACTGCTCTATGGGTGTCATTGTGGTTTTCTGTGACTATCTGAATATGTTGTGGACAGGCAGACACAATGCCCAATCCTCTGGCCAAAGAGGAACTCAACCTGCTCGCTAAACTGATGGGTGGAATGGAAGTGCAGAAACTCTCGAATGTGGACGCTGCTTTCAAAGTGAACCTGTTAGCCTTAGATCAGGAGGAGGAGG of the Labeo rohita strain BAU-BD-2019 chromosome 19, IGBB_LRoh.1.0, whole genome shotgun sequence genome contains:
- the oscp1a gene encoding protein OSCP1a, whose translation is MSQRTLPLLIINLGGEMIYILDQRLRAQDENDDKTQRGRWTDADRKRVMNDIVGTMFNKAFLEELLRPQDLYSHRALRTVLTRIAHASIMRLNLASMDKLYDLMTMAFKYQIALCPRPQDLLLITFNHMDTIKELVKDNPSLVNQINEAQRQLIEVYTPISDGEFQLIRHTLLVLFQDMQIRVSIFLKENIQNPNGHFVLQTSGPVPYGFEVPGLIRWFNAKGREVRRTRFPSGGSYVSAVRQGSFDLSGDRVTLLGTNMYSTPSPEEMDPSTTSKSQRKAKQADTMPNPLAKEELNLLAKLMGGMEVQKLSNVDAAFKVNLLALDQEEEGIGISEGTEHQSSRVINIQATQDQLASTELARIAGEFDEGGIPTEGLGNKGDDLLAMMDEL